The sequence below is a genomic window from Phycisphaerae bacterium.
TTGAAAGACCGATCAGAACCCCGGTCGCCGGGTCGTGCGGCGCTGGCCAACAACCGCACGTGCCACTCGCAGCGCTGATTGGTATCCGGGACCCGTTAAGGAGAAGCCCCAAATGTCCTTTAGCACCTGTCCCTACTGCAAGGCCGCTGGGTTGATCGAGGGAACGCTCCAATCGACCGGCACCCTCCACTTTCGCCCCGGCGGCGTGAAGTTCCTCACCTTTCGCACGGCCGATATCGGCGTGAGTTCATTTATGTGCCCGGACTGCGGTGGAATCACCATCAAGGGCAACACCCAGAAGCTCGAACTCGTCCAGCAGACCAAGGGCCGGCAGACCGTGCCTCAGACCGTCGGTTAGCCAGAACCGATTCGAACGTTTTCCGGAGCTTTCCGGAAGGGGAAACGCGGGCGGTCCTAATAGGCCGCCCGCGTGACTTTTACAGCTCCGATATCCATTTCCGTACGCTTGCTTCCCTCCCTTTACGGCCGATATACTGATTCTGTCGCCTGTTGAGGCGACGGTCAGCCGGGACGGATGCCCGGCGTTTCGTAGTGCCGAAAGGAGTCGGACCATGTCCCCCCAAAAAACTCGTAAGTACTTGGTCATCGCGCTGGCCCTCGCCATCGGCGGATGCGCGAAGCCCCAGCCGCTTCCCCTTGTCGATATCAAGAAAGACTACGACCGACCGCTGCCGCCCGGTCAATTCGCCCTGCGACAGATCGATCCGTCGCAATACCCGGCCTTCGGCGAGGGATGGTACAAGGCCAAGGGAACGACCCTACGCGAGGCCATCACCAACAGCATCAACTACCTGAATAAGCCGTCCAGCAAGAAGTACTACCCGCTCGGCCCGATTACGCATGAACGAGCGATGGCCAGCCTGCACACGTTCCTTCAGATCCTCGATCAGGCAAACAGCCCCGAGGCGTTGGACCAGCTCATCCGCGACAACTTCGACGTGTACATGTCCATCGGCTGCGACGACGAGGGCACGGTCCTGTTCACCGGCTATTACTCGCCGATCTTCGACGGCAGCCTGACGCAGACCGAGCAGTTCAACGTCCCGCTTTATCGGCTACCGCCCGATTTGCAAAAGGATGAAGAAGGCAATCCCATCGGCGGCCCATGGAAGACGCGCGAGGAGATCGAGACGAGCGGAATCCTCGCGGGCCAGGAGATCGCGTGGGTCGGTGATCGCTTCGAGGCGTATGTCTTTACGGTGCAAGGCTCCGGGTTCATCCGCCTGCCGGACGGCTCGCTGACCGAAATCGGCTACGCCGGTCACAACGGCCACGAGTACACGCCCATCGGCAAACAACTGATCGCCGATGGCAA
It includes:
- a CDS encoding MltA domain-containing protein encodes the protein MSPQKTRKYLVIALALAIGGCAKPQPLPLVDIKKDYDRPLPPGQFALRQIDPSQYPAFGEGWYKAKGTTLREAITNSINYLNKPSSKKYYPLGPITHERAMASLHTFLQILDQANSPEALDQLIRDNFDVYMSIGCDDEGTVLFTGYYSPIFDGSLTQTEQFNVPLYRLPPDLQKDEEGNPIGGPWKTREEIETSGILAGQEIAWVGDRFEAYVFTVQGSGFIRLPDGSLTEIGYAGHNGHEYTPIGKQLIADGKIDRFKLSLDTMIRHFKEHPEDLDVYLFQNQRYVFFRESAGGPYGCLAERVIPYHSIATDKEIFPRACLAFTDTRIPHEPGVSMRPFRSFVLDQDRGAAIRAPGRTDIYMGVGEDAGKMAGFTYSEGKLYYLFVKEGVSPQQSIAQQTPPPTDEVPVETVSDQ